The Kaistia defluvii genome has a segment encoding these proteins:
- a CDS encoding lipopolysaccharide biosynthesis protein, translating into MPAASFVLRRQALAIPAANLSVRALGLAMRLGLVVYLARFLDMDAVGQFGLIQGAASLAPVVLGWGVTYYLGRELVGRPPLEAGRLVRDRLLLTIASLAAVGAVLAALIVTETIEAPRALPWIAAILFLESLAFDLHFALISVGKPVAANFLLFVRSGLWVFPAAGLGLAFPTLRTLDFVLLCWTLALIANFGALLPILAAWPLAAIARARIDRDWIAARMRGSKLIYLNDLGIVGMTYLDRYIVHSMLDLRATGIFVLHWAIANAVHVLVTAATVQVSLPALVSAYRQGDGPWRIELSALVLRVLAIGAPLALLVFAVAVFGLPLVSAEALPISGPLLALMLVSSVIRLVGDGLNYGLYSRGLDRSLAGINILGAVTAVLLSVVLLPRLGLVGVGLAMVLNATLLLAARAAVLAARHRIGPAERADG; encoded by the coding sequence ATGCCGGCGGCTAGTTTCGTCCTGCGCCGACAGGCGCTCGCCATCCCCGCCGCCAATCTCTCGGTGCGGGCCCTCGGTCTGGCGATGCGGCTCGGATTGGTCGTCTATCTCGCCCGCTTTCTCGACATGGATGCGGTCGGCCAATTCGGCCTGATCCAGGGCGCCGCCAGCCTGGCCCCGGTCGTGCTGGGATGGGGCGTCACCTACTATCTCGGCCGCGAACTTGTTGGCAGACCGCCGTTGGAGGCCGGCCGGCTGGTGCGCGACCGGCTGCTGCTCACGATCGCGAGCCTCGCCGCCGTGGGCGCCGTGTTGGCGGCTTTGATAGTGACGGAGACGATCGAGGCGCCACGCGCGCTGCCCTGGATTGCCGCCATCCTGTTTCTGGAATCGCTCGCCTTTGATCTGCATTTTGCCCTGATCAGCGTCGGCAAGCCGGTCGCCGCCAATTTCCTGCTGTTCGTCCGGTCCGGGCTCTGGGTCTTTCCCGCCGCCGGGCTCGGCCTCGCCTTTCCGACGCTGCGGACGCTCGACTTCGTGCTTCTGTGTTGGACGCTGGCGCTGATCGCCAATTTCGGGGCCCTTCTGCCGATCCTCGCCGCCTGGCCGCTCGCCGCGATTGCGCGCGCCCGCATCGACCGGGACTGGATCGCGGCGCGGATGCGGGGCAGCAAGCTGATCTATCTGAACGATCTCGGCATCGTCGGCATGACCTATCTCGACCGCTACATCGTCCATTCGATGCTCGACCTCCGCGCGACCGGGATCTTCGTGCTGCATTGGGCGATCGCCAATGCCGTGCATGTCCTCGTGACGGCGGCAACGGTGCAGGTTTCCCTCCCGGCGCTGGTAAGCGCCTACCGTCAAGGCGACGGGCCATGGCGGATCGAACTCAGCGCGCTGGTCCTGCGGGTTCTGGCGATCGGTGCGCCGCTTGCCCTGCTGGTCTTTGCCGTCGCCGTCTTTGGCCTGCCCCTGGTCTCGGCTGAAGCATTGCCGATTTCGGGTCCGCTGCTGGCGCTGATGCTGGTTTCCTCCGTCATCCGGCTAGTGGGCGACGGGCTCAACTATGGCCTCTACAGTCGAGGACTCGACCGCTCCCTGGCCGGCATCAACATCCTCGGCGCGGTCACCGCCGTTCTGCTCAGCGTCGTGCTGCTGCCCCGGCTTGGGCTCGTCGGGGTGGGGCTGGCGATGGTGCTGAATGCGACCTTGCTGCTGGCCGCGCGCGCGGCCGTCCTCGCCGCCCGCCACAGGATCGGCCCCGCGGAGCGCGCGGATGGCTAG
- a CDS encoding NAD-dependent epimerase/dehydratase family protein: protein MAMTGHRVRILITGGSGFVGRPLVRLLSRDHDVLVYDALRFGRCRFTEAELAQIELVEGDVRDPVAVERAVGAFAPEVIVHLAAIHFIPHCEQDPVTAVMVNVAGTVNLLAAAPRGCRFVLASSGAVYGPDDVPHREDVSALEPSDVYGLTKLQAEGYLQHFSRAKGLAGIAARLFNVVGPGETNPHLLPEIAWQLKTGQSEVRLGNIWPKRDYIHVEDAAAGFAALALGGDVPPGEALAVNLGTARQHSVAEILHHMRQAAGVDFRVVMDPARIRAVDRPFLAADIGRIETRFGWRPKRTIREAVEDLWRHPDIRPGLFLPDVPAVGTA, encoded by the coding sequence ATGGCAATGACAGGTCATCGCGTTCGCATCCTGATCACCGGAGGTTCCGGCTTTGTCGGGCGTCCGCTGGTTCGGCTGCTGTCTCGCGATCATGACGTTCTCGTCTATGACGCCCTTCGTTTCGGACGATGCCGATTCACGGAAGCGGAACTGGCCCAGATCGAGCTGGTCGAGGGCGATGTTCGCGACCCGGTTGCCGTCGAACGCGCCGTCGGCGCCTTTGCGCCGGAGGTCATCGTCCATCTCGCCGCCATCCATTTCATTCCGCATTGCGAGCAAGACCCCGTCACGGCGGTCATGGTCAATGTCGCGGGTACGGTCAACCTACTGGCGGCCGCGCCACGGGGTTGCCGCTTCGTGCTGGCCAGTAGCGGCGCGGTCTATGGGCCCGACGATGTGCCGCATCGCGAGGATGTCTCCGCGCTCGAACCCAGCGATGTCTACGGGCTGACCAAGCTGCAGGCCGAGGGATATCTGCAGCACTTCAGCCGCGCCAAGGGGCTGGCGGGCATTGCGGCGCGCCTGTTCAACGTCGTTGGCCCCGGCGAGACCAACCCGCATCTCCTGCCCGAGATCGCATGGCAGCTGAAGACGGGCCAAAGCGAGGTCCGGCTCGGCAATATCTGGCCGAAGCGCGACTACATCCATGTCGAGGACGCCGCCGCCGGCTTCGCCGCGCTGGCGCTTGGGGGCGATGTGCCGCCGGGCGAAGCCCTGGCCGTCAATCTCGGCACCGCGCGCCAGCACTCGGTCGCGGAGATCCTGCACCACATGCGGCAGGCGGCGGGCGTCGACTTTCGCGTCGTGATGGACCCAGCCCGCATCCGGGCCGTCGACCGGCCGTTTCTCGCTGCGGATATCGGCCGGATCGAAACACGCTTCGGCTGGAGGCCGAAACGGACGATCCGGGAGGCGGTGGAGGATCTCTGGCGCCACCCGGACATCCGCCCGGGGCTCTTCCTGCCAGACGTTCCGGCCGTGGGAACGGCGTGA
- a CDS encoding NAD-dependent epimerase/dehydratase family protein, with amino-acid sequence MTLYPDTRRSALVTGATGFIGSVVTASMAAGGYTVRAGTRRSPSSAVSPEGIVPTPCDLDDLAQTRGAVADVELVVHAAYGDEAAMVAQCRLLLQAMTEASVPALVYFSSIAVYGDRTGVIDEGMPPAGSLGAYARAKIECETLIDAWARDPSHPHRRVLILRPGIVYGTGSRFWTDKLAERIAAGAWGNFGRAADGPAPLVHVDDIGALVAGAGHALLAGQSLGWPALTVLNVVGPETPTWNVYFSAVAQRIGAQRLPSLGGMRLGFRQFLAVAAKIGRRLGLAGSKRAALAPTRAEMAIFGRDAVYSTQAAANLGLEARIGLDEGLARTLFPQPKL; translated from the coding sequence ATGACCCTTTATCCCGATACGCGCCGTTCCGCCTTGGTAACCGGCGCGACGGGCTTCATCGGGTCGGTCGTCACTGCTTCCATGGCGGCGGGTGGCTATACGGTGCGTGCCGGCACGCGGCGGTCGCCCAGCAGCGCGGTCTCGCCGGAAGGCATCGTGCCGACGCCCTGCGATCTCGACGATCTCGCGCAGACCCGCGGCGCCGTGGCCGATGTCGAACTGGTCGTGCATGCCGCCTATGGCGACGAGGCGGCCATGGTGGCGCAATGCCGGCTGCTGCTCCAGGCCATGACCGAGGCCAGCGTGCCGGCCCTGGTCTATTTCAGCTCGATCGCGGTCTATGGCGACCGCACCGGCGTGATCGACGAAGGCATGCCGCCGGCCGGCTCGCTCGGCGCCTATGCCAGGGCGAAAATCGAATGTGAGACGCTTATTGACGCCTGGGCTCGTGACCCTTCCCATCCGCATCGCCGGGTCCTGATTCTCCGGCCGGGCATTGTCTATGGCACCGGCAGCCGCTTCTGGACCGACAAGCTTGCCGAGCGCATCGCCGCCGGCGCCTGGGGCAATTTCGGCCGCGCGGCCGACGGCCCGGCGCCTTTGGTGCATGTCGACGATATCGGCGCGCTGGTGGCGGGAGCAGGGCACGCGCTGCTCGCAGGCCAGAGCCTGGGCTGGCCGGCGCTGACGGTATTGAACGTCGTTGGCCCGGAGACGCCAACCTGGAATGTCTATTTCTCGGCTGTCGCACAGCGGATCGGTGCGCAGAGATTGCCATCGCTCGGCGGCATGAGGCTGGGCTTTCGCCAGTTCCTGGCCGTCGCGGCGAAGATCGGCCGCCGCCTGGGCCTGGCGGGATCGAAGCGCGCGGCCCTCGCGCCGACGCGTGCCGAGATGGCGATCTTTGGCCGCGATGCCGTCTACAGCACGCAGGCGGCCGCGAACCTCGGCCTCGAAGCCCGCATCGGCCTCGACGAAGGCCTGGCGCGAACGTTGTTTCCTCAACCGAAACTGTAG
- a CDS encoding glycosyltransferase family 4 protein encodes MRIALLTELYPPSIGGQELFFEGLGRTLARRGHSVDVFCVAHAEGLPPLEIVDGVTVHRFPTDPDYRTPPRAWMKRAWPTIFRYAFWTRRCLAGHAYDLVLLNQWPLLHAVTLPSEHRRHAVLHWCEVRDGRFYVMLQKWLPCLVRHNAAISDAVAGAIGMASGRPFFVLPSGLCLDDYHSEPRSTRSGILSLGRIVEHKNLPLLVATFERLKQDGYPGRLTIAGDGPALPELRRVVAASPVADAITLPGPVSDAEKARLLAQYELFALVSRREGFPRVVAEAMASGLPVVTAGFVGNGTQDVVLAAGCGLVAAPEPAALAYAARRVLGQWQELSDAGRRLALGLDWNTIAERLESQVGWEAMPAGAAPQIASSHAGG; translated from the coding sequence ATGCGGATCGCGCTGCTCACCGAACTCTATCCGCCCAGCATCGGCGGGCAGGAACTCTTCTTCGAGGGCCTCGGCCGAACGCTGGCCCGCCGGGGCCATAGCGTCGATGTCTTCTGCGTCGCCCATGCCGAAGGCCTGCCGCCGCTGGAGATCGTCGACGGGGTCACCGTGCATCGCTTTCCCACCGACCCCGATTACAGGACGCCACCAAGAGCCTGGATGAAGCGCGCCTGGCCGACGATCTTTCGCTACGCCTTCTGGACGCGGCGCTGCTTGGCGGGGCACGCATACGACCTGGTCCTTCTCAACCAATGGCCGCTCCTGCACGCGGTGACCCTACCGTCTGAGCATCGCCGCCACGCCGTCCTGCATTGGTGCGAGGTTCGCGACGGCCGGTTCTATGTGATGCTGCAGAAATGGCTGCCATGCCTCGTCCGGCACAATGCGGCGATCAGCGACGCGGTGGCAGGCGCGATCGGAATGGCCTCCGGCCGGCCCTTCTTCGTCCTGCCGAGCGGCCTCTGTCTCGACGACTATCACTCCGAGCCAAGATCTACCCGGAGCGGTATCCTGTCGCTCGGCCGCATCGTCGAGCACAAGAACCTGCCCTTGCTCGTCGCAACCTTCGAACGACTGAAGCAGGATGGCTATCCGGGCCGGCTGACCATTGCCGGCGACGGACCGGCCCTGCCGGAATTGCGCCGCGTTGTCGCCGCGTCGCCTGTGGCAGATGCCATCACCCTTCCCGGTCCGGTGAGCGATGCCGAAAAGGCCCGGCTGCTGGCGCAATATGAGTTGTTCGCCCTCGTCAGCCGCCGCGAGGGCTTTCCACGCGTCGTCGCCGAGGCGATGGCCAGCGGATTGCCGGTCGTCACCGCCGGCTTTGTGGGCAACGGGACTCAGGACGTGGTGTTGGCGGCCGGATGCGGTCTCGTCGCCGCGCCAGAACCGGCTGCCTTAGCCTATGCGGCCCGCCGGGTGCTGGGTCAATGGCAGGAACTTTCCGACGCCGGGCGCCGCCTTGCCCTGGGGCTCGACTGGAACACGATTGCCGAGCGGCTCGAAAGCCAGGTCGGCTGGGAGGCTATGCCAGCGGGCGCAGCCCCACAGATCGCATCCAGCCATGCCGGCGGCTAG
- a CDS encoding glycoside hydrolase family 44 protein, with protein sequence MSYRHRAGPTRRTVLAGGLGSGLLGALPARAQSGGRWMVRMQDGGPGTPISPLIYGSNEIGTMDGGAPSAELDRAAGVTARRLGGNLMTTYNWVNNAANSGKDYHHANGPFLLNALGLAESEWQKPALLIETMHEASLAMGAKSLVTVPLAGYVAADFAGPVPPEASAPSPRFVPTRWEPGAKAGDPIVPAVADIPQLLARLVARYGGADSERGIHAYALDNEPGLWAETHPRVVTSKPTIRAFLDRSLAAARAIKRADPAARVFGPVSWGASEMVSFQDAPDWSDYRQHGSFLAAYLDAFRTASEQDGIRLLDALDVHWYPYSNRGDLFRSEDPALAAALLDAPRSLTEAGFREDSWVVRALADAGGDREVGLPLLPSLRRIADHVFPGTELAVTEFNYGGAGQIASGLALADVLGRFGQQGVSFATHWGSLAGSLGDAYRLFRSTDATGRRFGDRSLPVTIEGTPDLVAYASTSEDGKPGVQLIVINKSDSSATVDLRFEATETPDCLSVLGFDAANPTTTELAEIPIQFDGGQQVLLPARSARRYSFG encoded by the coding sequence GTGAGCTACCGACACCGCGCCGGACCGACCCGGCGGACGGTGCTTGCCGGCGGCCTCGGGTCGGGCCTGCTGGGCGCCCTGCCGGCCAGGGCCCAATCCGGCGGCCGATGGATGGTCCGCATGCAGGATGGCGGGCCGGGAACGCCGATAAGCCCGCTGATCTACGGCTCGAACGAGATCGGCACGATGGATGGCGGCGCGCCCTCGGCCGAACTGGACCGGGCCGCAGGCGTCACCGCGCGCCGGCTCGGCGGCAATTTGATGACGACCTATAACTGGGTCAACAACGCCGCCAATTCCGGCAAGGATTATCATCACGCCAACGGCCCCTTCCTGCTCAATGCGCTCGGCCTGGCAGAGAGCGAGTGGCAAAAGCCGGCCTTGCTGATCGAGACGATGCACGAGGCCTCGCTCGCCATGGGCGCGAAGAGCCTCGTCACTGTCCCGCTCGCGGGCTATGTCGCGGCCGATTTCGCGGGTCCCGTGCCACCGGAGGCGAGCGCCCCGTCGCCCCGTTTCGTGCCGACGCGCTGGGAACCCGGCGCCAAGGCCGGCGATCCCATCGTGCCGGCCGTCGCGGACATTCCGCAACTGCTCGCCCGGCTGGTCGCGCGCTATGGCGGCGCCGACAGCGAGCGCGGTATCCATGCCTATGCACTCGACAACGAGCCCGGTCTCTGGGCAGAGACGCATCCCCGCGTGGTCACGTCCAAGCCGACGATCCGAGCCTTTCTCGACCGATCGCTCGCGGCGGCCCGCGCCATCAAGCGCGCCGATCCCGCCGCGCGCGTCTTCGGCCCCGTCAGCTGGGGTGCGTCGGAGATGGTCTCGTTCCAGGATGCGCCGGACTGGAGCGACTACCGGCAGCATGGCAGCTTCCTCGCCGCCTATCTGGATGCGTTTCGCACGGCTTCGGAACAGGACGGCATCCGCCTGCTCGATGCGCTCGACGTCCATTGGTACCCCTACAGCAACCGGGGCGACCTATTCCGCTCCGAAGATCCGGCGCTGGCGGCCGCCCTGCTCGATGCCCCTCGATCGCTGACCGAAGCGGGCTTTCGCGAGGACAGCTGGGTCGTGCGGGCACTGGCCGATGCCGGCGGCGATCGCGAGGTCGGCCTGCCCCTGCTGCCGAGCCTGCGGCGCATCGCCGATCATGTGTTTCCCGGCACCGAACTCGCCGTGACGGAATTCAACTATGGCGGCGCCGGCCAGATCGCGTCGGGACTGGCGCTGGCCGACGTGCTCGGTCGGTTCGGCCAGCAAGGCGTTTCCTTCGCCACCCATTGGGGCAGCCTCGCCGGGTCGCTCGGCGACGCCTACCGGCTGTTTCGCAGCACCGATGCGACAGGCCGGCGCTTCGGCGACCGGTCGCTTCCTGTGACGATCGAAGGCACGCCGGATCTCGTCGCCTATGCCTCGACGTCTGAAGACGGCAAGCCGGGCGTGCAACTGATCGTAATCAACAAATCGGATTCGTCGGCGACGGTCGATCTGCGCTTCGAAGCGACTGAAACGCCGGATTGCCTGTCGGTCCTTGGCTTCGACGCGGCCAATCCCACGACGACAGAGCTGGCGGAAATCCCGATCCAGTTCGATGGTGGCCAGCAGGTGCTGCTGCCGGCGCGTTCGGCCCGCCGCTACAGTTTCGGTTGA
- a CDS encoding oligosaccharide flippase family protein: MNQGKGSAKPPRLLGWIGWAGADAIGRLALLTGSTVILSRMLEPRDFGVSALVLTLVAVASVCVGAPFEEALAQRRALRKSHLSAALAVAWLVALGLFALSVVGGFWLGHAYGEPEMRVLLPVAMLSIFFSGHSDIATALARRLHRFNDVAIATLGGHAIGIALSLAIAFAGGGVWALIAQRLLVVVARAILLQWRLGFLILPRWSMAHLGHIGRFARISFFDRLADNLTYLAFNNVVGALYGVTVLGYVNMAMRLIEPIRGAIVATSHNLAFSYFAGASSDPRRLRDRVEPVVANAAFVIAPLFVGMAAVTPILLPIVAGPGWDGAIDIAICLALGAAILLPARLVYTALSASARPEFSLIGSLSGFGATLLLLVLASPLGPISVGLSRLVGDAVQSFLAIGLPAPNLAWPQRERFRALLPAWSLAGAMGLVVAGSGLVLQGLNRPLALVISIGIGVVCYAVLLAVFARPAFRNLLAIVRPSARTAPTTES, encoded by the coding sequence ATGAACCAAGGCAAGGGTTCGGCGAAGCCTCCGCGTCTGCTCGGCTGGATCGGCTGGGCGGGGGCCGATGCGATCGGACGGCTGGCGCTTCTGACCGGCAGCACCGTCATTCTGTCGCGCATGCTGGAGCCGCGCGATTTCGGCGTCAGCGCGCTGGTGCTGACGCTCGTCGCGGTCGCGTCGGTCTGCGTCGGCGCGCCATTCGAGGAGGCGCTGGCGCAAAGGCGCGCCTTGCGAAAGTCCCATCTTAGCGCCGCCCTGGCGGTAGCTTGGCTCGTGGCGCTCGGGCTGTTCGCCCTGTCCGTGGTCGGCGGATTCTGGCTGGGCCATGCCTATGGCGAGCCGGAAATGCGCGTGCTGCTGCCGGTCGCCATGCTGTCGATCTTCTTCAGCGGACATTCGGATATTGCGACCGCGCTGGCGCGGCGGCTGCATCGCTTCAACGACGTCGCCATCGCCACGTTGGGCGGCCACGCGATCGGCATCGCGCTCTCGCTGGCGATCGCCTTTGCCGGGGGCGGCGTCTGGGCGCTGATCGCGCAGCGCCTGCTTGTCGTGGTTGCCCGCGCCATCCTGCTGCAATGGCGGCTCGGCTTCCTGATCCTGCCGCGCTGGTCGATGGCGCATCTCGGCCATATCGGCCGCTTCGCGCGCATCTCCTTCTTCGACAGGCTCGCCGACAACCTCACCTATCTCGCCTTCAACAATGTCGTCGGCGCGCTCTATGGCGTCACCGTTCTTGGCTATGTGAACATGGCGATGCGGCTGATCGAACCGATCCGCGGGGCCATCGTCGCGACGTCGCACAATCTCGCCTTTTCCTATTTCGCCGGCGCCAGCTCGGATCCGCGCCGGCTGCGCGACCGGGTCGAGCCCGTCGTCGCCAACGCCGCCTTCGTCATCGCACCGCTCTTCGTCGGCATGGCCGCCGTGACGCCGATCCTGCTGCCGATCGTCGCCGGACCGGGCTGGGACGGGGCGATCGATATCGCCATCTGCCTGGCGCTCGGCGCCGCCATCCTGCTGCCGGCGCGGCTGGTTTATACGGCGCTTTCGGCCAGCGCGCGGCCGGAATTCAGCCTGATCGGCTCGCTGTCCGGCTTCGGCGCGACCCTGTTGCTACTGGTCCTTGCCAGCCCGCTCGGTCCGATCAGCGTCGGCCTTTCCCGGCTGGTCGGCGATGCCGTGCAGTCGTTCCTGGCGATCGGCTTGCCCGCGCCCAATCTGGCCTGGCCGCAGCGCGAGCGCTTTCGGGCCCTGCTGCCGGCATGGAGCCTGGCGGGGGCGATGGGGCTCGTCGTGGCCGGAAGCGGACTCGTCTTGCAGGGGCTAAATCGTCCGCTGGCGCTGGTTATTTCCATCGGGATCGGCGTTGTCTGCTATGCCGTGCTCCTGGCTGTCTTCGCCCGTCCGGCATTCCGTAACCTGCTGGCGATCGTCCGGCCAAGCGCCCGCACAGCCCCGACCACGGAGTCCTGA
- a CDS encoding GumC family protein: MADGPRTHGTANGASASDAGPWPLALAVVAASFRRGIWWILLAGVVFGGLGFVAKSFLPQRYSATAQFLLDPRGLPVFPGDVSTAQFDANSQIGVVESQMRVLTSERVLSKILRDESLMNELSPEGDEDEADRGATPVEPMPLRPSLDAEGGNAAALAALQRSITVQRAERSFVIDVTATARTPVAAARLANAVVKAYIEEDAANRAAAARRLTDELTSRLDTLRKRLSDAEARANAFRIENGLISTGDRLVVEQKLADAVNAVSAAQIRLDQATSRAAQLDSSGGDLSMLGANDDTRSLTLLIERQNAAQEDLATLAARLGDRHPALTEAQGRVEVIRRRIRLELDRIRFSARADLERARTTEQAVARSVASLSDAVAKTQQAKIEMRTLEQEVETNRTLLESFKTRALQASEFGRIDPGSVRIVSVAQPPPARKSLTGQVAWAVFGALMGIMLAAAWILLRAMWRLGSLRGAPPRVDPDQRPPSRRPTGLPGGIAQPS; this comes from the coding sequence ATGGCTGACGGTCCCCGCACCCACGGAACAGCCAACGGGGCTTCGGCAAGCGACGCGGGGCCCTGGCCGCTGGCGCTTGCCGTTGTCGCGGCTTCCTTCCGTCGTGGCATCTGGTGGATCCTGCTCGCCGGCGTCGTGTTCGGCGGGCTCGGCTTTGTCGCCAAGTCCTTCCTGCCGCAGCGCTATTCCGCCACGGCGCAGTTCCTGCTCGATCCGCGCGGATTGCCGGTGTTTCCAGGCGACGTCTCGACGGCGCAATTCGACGCCAACAGCCAGATCGGCGTCGTCGAGAGCCAGATGCGCGTCCTGACCTCGGAGCGGGTGCTCTCGAAGATCCTGCGCGACGAGAGCCTGATGAACGAGCTGTCGCCAGAGGGAGACGAGGACGAGGCGGACAGGGGCGCGACGCCGGTCGAGCCGATGCCGCTGCGCCCAAGCCTGGATGCGGAGGGTGGCAATGCCGCGGCCTTGGCCGCGCTGCAACGGTCGATCACGGTCCAGCGCGCCGAGCGCAGCTTCGTCATTGACGTTACCGCGACCGCCCGCACGCCTGTCGCCGCGGCCCGTTTGGCCAATGCGGTGGTCAAGGCATACATCGAGGAAGATGCCGCCAACCGCGCTGCAGCCGCCCGGCGCCTGACCGACGAACTGACGTCCCGGCTCGACACGCTGCGCAAGCGGCTGAGCGACGCCGAGGCGCGGGCCAACGCCTTTCGCATCGAGAACGGGCTGATCAGCACCGGCGACAGGCTGGTGGTCGAGCAGAAGCTGGCCGACGCCGTCAACGCGGTGAGTGCCGCGCAAATCCGCCTGGATCAGGCGACATCGCGGGCGGCCCAGCTCGATTCCTCCGGCGGCGATCTTTCCATGCTGGGCGCCAATGACGACACGCGGTCTCTGACGCTGCTGATCGAACGGCAGAACGCCGCGCAGGAAGATCTGGCGACGCTTGCTGCCCGTCTCGGCGATCGCCATCCGGCGTTGACCGAAGCGCAGGGCCGGGTCGAGGTAATCCGCCGGCGCATCCGTCTCGAACTGGACCGCATCCGCTTCTCCGCGCGCGCCGATCTGGAGCGCGCCCGCACCACCGAGCAGGCCGTCGCCCGGTCGGTCGCGTCGCTCTCCGACGCCGTGGCCAAAACGCAGCAGGCGAAGATCGAGATGCGCACGCTGGAGCAGGAAGTCGAGACCAACCGCACGCTGCTCGAATCCTTCAAGACGCGCGCCCTGCAGGCGAGCGAATTCGGACGCATTGATCCAGGTTCGGTCCGGATCGTCTCCGTCGCGCAGCCCCCGCCCGCGCGCAAGTCCTTGACGGGCCAGGTGGCTTGGGCGGTCTTCGGCGCCCTGATGGGCATAATGCTGGCGGCGGCGTGGATCCTTCTTCGGGCGATGTGGCGGCTTGGCTCCCTGAGGGGCGCGCCGCCTCGCGTTGATCCGGATCAACGGCCTCCGTCTCGCCGTCCCACCGGTTTGCCCGGCGGGATCGCGCAGCCGTCCTGA